In Poecile atricapillus isolate bPoeAtr1 chromosome W, bPoeAtr1.hap1, whole genome shotgun sequence, one DNA window encodes the following:
- the LOC131591927 gene encoding methionine aminopeptidase 2: MAGVGRAEEREQHLNGELPPEPDDKDGAAGLGAEDGAKKKRKKKKKGRTGPAGQETDKEMEGAVDDVARQLDKQALEEKEKDDDDDDGEGEGDGATGKKKKKKKKKKGPKVQTDPPSIPICELFPSNVFPKGEECEYPPTQDGRTAAWRTTNEEKKALDQASEEIWNDFREAAEAHRQVRKYVMSWIKPGMTMIEICEKLEDCSRKLIKENGLNAGLAFPTGCSLNNCAAHYTPNAGDPTVLQYNDICKIDFGTHISGRIIDCAFTVTFNPKYDRLLQAVKDATNTGIKCAGIDVRLCDVGEAIQEVMESYEVEIDGKTYQVKPIRNLNGHSIGPYRIHAGKTVPIVKGGEATRMEEGEVYAIETFGSTGKGVVHDDMECSHYMKNFDVGHVPIRLPRAKHLLNVINENFGTLAFCRRWLDRLGESKYLMALKNLCDLGIVDPYPPLCDIKGSYTAQFEHTILLRPTCKEVVSRGDDY; encoded by the exons ATGGCGGGCGTGGGGCGGGCGGAGGAGCGGGAGCAGCACCTGAACGGCGAGCTGCCCCCCGAGCCCGACGACAAGGACGGCGCGGCCGGGCTGGGCGCCGAGGATGGCGCCAAGAAGAAAcgcaagaagaagaagaagggcAGAACGGGCCCCGCGG GACAGGAAACTGATAAAGAAATGGAAGGTGCTGTTGATGATGTAGCAAGACAATTGGACAAGCAAGCactggaagagaaggaaaaagatgatgatgatgatg ATGGAGAGGGTGAAGGAGATGGAGCAAcggggaaaaagaagaagaagaagaaaaagaagaaaggac CTAAGGTCCAGACAGATCCACCTTCTATTCCAATATGTGAGCTATTTCCCAGCAACGTATTCCCAAAGGGAGAAGAATGTGAATATCCACCAACACAAGATGG GCGAACTGCTGCTTGGAGAACAActaatgaagaaaagaaagcactAGACCAAGCCAGTGAGGAAATCTGGAATGATTTTCGGGAGGCTGCAGAGGCACATAGACAAGTGAGGAAATACGTTATGAGCTGGATAAAACCTGGAATGACAATGATAGAAATCTG TGAAAAACTAGAAGACTGCTCACGTAAGCTGATAAAGGAAAATGGTTTAAATGCAGGTCTTGCATTTCCTACGGGATGTTCTCTGAATAATTGTGCTGCCCACTACACTCCCAATGCTGGAGATCCAACAGTCCTGCAATACAATGATATTTGCAAAATAGATTTTGGAACACATATTAGTG GTCGTATTATTGACTGTGCTTTTACAGTCACATTCAATCCAAAATATGACAGACTATTACAAGCTGTAAAGGATGCAACAAATACTGGAATAAAG tgtgctGGAATAGATGTGCGTCTCTGTGATGTGGGAGAGGCCATACAAGAAGTTATGGAGTCTTATGAAGTTGAAATTGATGGCAAAACATATCAAG TGAAGCCAATTCGTAATTTGAATGGACACTCCATTGGGCCATATAGGATACATGCAGGAAAAACAGTCCCCATTGTGAAAGGAGGAGAAGCCACAAGAATGGAG gAAGGTGAAGTGTATGCTATAGAAACCTTTGGTAGCACAGGAAAAGGTGTTGTTCATGATGATATGGAGTGTTCTCATTATATGAAGAACTTTGATGTCGGGCATGTGCCAATAAG gcTTCCAAGAGCGAAACACTTGCTAAATGTTATCAATGAAAACTTTGGTACTCTTGCCTTCTGCCGCCGGTGGCTGGATCGCCTGGGGGAGAGCAAATACCTGATGGCGCTGAAGAACCTGTGCGACCTGGGCATCGTGGATCCGTACCCGCCCCTGTGCGACATCAAGGGCTCGTACACGGCGCAGTTTGAGCACACCATCCTGCTGCGCCCCACCTGCAAGGAGGTCGTCAGCAGGGGCGACGACTACTAA
- the LOC131591758 gene encoding ubiquitin carboxyl-terminal hydrolase 44-like isoform X3 encodes MDKCKHVGRLRLAQDHSILNPQKWHCMDCNTTESVWACLSCSHVACGRYIEEHALKHFQESSHPVALEVNELYVFCYLCDDYVLNDNATGDLKLLRSTLSAIKSQNYECTTRSGRTLRSMAVSDDSYLAHGGAQAMLRNEDRMFTALWHRRRAVLGKVFRSWLELTPTGKRILEEERHEEEAELKRDKARKRRQERKRELKAEMEKMPPRKSSRLQNQIRMSSKPEPCPQKMSQNMAFLAELKETYTSEELRLKKISDSPIKRRPTVTPGVTGLRNLGNTCYMNSVLQVLSHLLIFRECFLKLDLNQTQELLATATNGKTRSSSKHLSIAASTLHMNENQETVKGSYSVRRPSLSSGLSGGASKSMELIQPREPSSKHISLCHELHTLFQVMWSGKWALVSPFAMLHSVWRLIPAFRGYAQQDAQEFLCELLDKVQQELETTGTRYPALIPASQRKLIKQVLNVVNNIFHGQLLSQVTCLACDNKSNTIEPFWDLSLEFPERYHCNGKEISSQYPCLLTEMLAKFTETEALEGKIYACDQCNTKRRKFSSKPVILTEAQKQLMVCRLPQVLRLHLKRFRWSGRNHREKIGVHVSFDQMLNMEPYCCRESLKSLLPDCFIYDLSAVVMHHGKGFGSGHYTAYCYNSEGGFWVHCNDSKLNMCTMEEVCKAQAYILFYSQRLTQANGHGRVPCPSTAESQQHTELAGCSMDNSSS; translated from the exons ATGGATAAGTGTAAGCACGTAGGACGTCTGCGACTGGCCCAAGATCACTCCATTCTCAATCCTCAGAAATGGCATTGCATGGACTGCAATACTACGGAATCCGTGTGGGCGTGCCTCAGCTGCTCGCATGTGGCGTGTGGAAGATACATCGAGGAACATGCACTAAAGCACTTTCAGGAGAGCAGCCACCCGGTGGCGTTGGAAGTAAATGAGCTGTATGTTTTCTGTTATCTCTGCGATGATTATGTTCTCAATGACAACGCAACCGGTGATTTAAAACTCCTGCGGAGTACATTAAGTGCAATCAAGAGTCAAAACTATGAGTGCACTACTCGAAGTGGGAGGACTTTGCGTTCTATGGCTGTAAGTGATGATTCCTACCTTGCACACGGTGGTGCTCAGGCCATGCTTCGGAATGAAGATAGGATGTTCACAGCTCTCTGGCACCGACGGCGTGCGGTCCTTGGCAAAGTATTCAGATCGTGGCTTGAGTTGACACCTACTGGAAAAAGGATTTTGGAAGAGGAAAGACATGAAGAAGAAGCAGAGCTAAAAAGGGACAAAGCTAGGAAGAGAAGACAAGAACGAAAGCGTGAGTTGAaagcagagatggaaaagaTGCCTCCGAGAAAGAGCAGTCGTTTACAAAATCAGATTAGAATGTCCTCAAAACCAGAACCCTGCCCTCAAAAAATGTCACAGAACATGGCATTTTTGGCAGAGTTGAAAGAAACATATACCTCAGAAGAACTGAGattgaaaaaaataagtgaCTCTCCAATTAAACGAAGGCCTACAGTGACTCCTGGAGTAACAGGACTGAGAAACCTGGGAAACACATGCTATATGAATTCTGTCCTGCAGGTATTAAGTCACTTACTTATTTTCCGAGAATGCTTTTTAAAGCTTGATCTCAACCAAACTCAGGAACTGCTGGCAACAGCAACCAATGGTAAAACAAGATCTTCATCTAAACACCTGTCAATAGCTGCCTCAACATTACACATGAATGAGAACCAAGAGACAGTAAAGGGATCATATTCTGTGAGGCGGCCTAGTTTATCCTCTGGATTAAGTGGAGGAGCATCAAAAAGCATGGAACTTATTCAGCCCAGGGAGCCCAGTTCAAAGCATATTTCTCTCTGTCACGAGCTGCATACTCTATTCCAGGTTATGTGGTCTGGCAAATGGGCACTGGTGTCTCCTTTTGCCATGCTTCATTCTGTGTGGAGACTAATTCCAGCCTTCAGAGGCTATGCCCAACAAGATGCTCAGGAATTTCTCTGTGAACTTTTGGATAAAGTACAGCAGGAACTGGAGACTACAGGGACCAGATATCCAGCTCTCATCCCTGCTTCTCAAAGAAAACTTATAAAGCAGGTTTTGAATGTGGTTAACAACATTTTTCATGGACAGCTATTAAGTCAG GTTACATGTCTTGCCTGTGACAATAAATCAAATACCATAGAACCTTTCTGGGACCTGTCCCTGGAGTTTCCCGAGAGGTATCACTGCAATGGCAAGGAGATATCGTCTCAGTATCCATGTCTGCTGACAGAAATGCTGGCCAAGTTTACAGAAACTGAAGCCTTGGAAGGAAAGATATATGCATGTGATCAGTGCAACA CAAAACGAAGGAAGTTTTCTTCTAAACCAGTTATACTCACAGAAGCTCAGAAGCAGCTTATGGTGTGTCGACTACCTCAGGTTCTCAGATTACACCTTAAACGGTTTAG GTGGTCAGGACGCAATCACCGTGAGAAGATTGGTGTACATGTTAGTTTTGATCAAATGCTAAACATGGAGCCTTATTGCTGCAGGGAATCCCTCAAGTCTCTCCTGCCTGACTGCTTCATCTACGACTTGTCCGCTGTGGTAATGCATCACGGGAAAGGATTTGGCTCAGGGCACTACACTGCCTACTGCTACAATTCTGAAGGAG GATTTTGGGTACACTGCAATGATTCGAAACTCAACATGTGCACTATGGAAGAAGTATGCAAGGCTCAAGCCTACATTTTGTTTTACAGCCAACGACTTACTCAGGCAAATGGACATGGTAGAGTCCCCTGTCCTAGCACAGCTGAAAGTCAGCAGCACACAGAATTAGCTGGCTGTTCCATGGACAACAGTAGCAGCTAA
- the LOC131591758 gene encoding ubiquitin carboxyl-terminal hydrolase 44-like isoform X1 — translation MPAEWHLRRRRSLPRGRAGHGTAWGRGSGTLGPATRAGQQGFCRLPAALGVWRGTRARGPLPYTSLRGREDVELQIEISWAENSLDDAFCQHISAISLLTMDKCKHVGRLRLAQDHSILNPQKWHCMDCNTTESVWACLSCSHVACGRYIEEHALKHFQESSHPVALEVNELYVFCYLCDDYVLNDNATGDLKLLRSTLSAIKSQNYECTTRSGRTLRSMAVSDDSYLAHGGAQAMLRNEDRMFTALWHRRRAVLGKVFRSWLELTPTGKRILEEERHEEEAELKRDKARKRRQERKRELKAEMEKMPPRKSSRLQNQIRMSSKPEPCPQKMSQNMAFLAELKETYTSEELRLKKISDSPIKRRPTVTPGVTGLRNLGNTCYMNSVLQVLSHLLIFRECFLKLDLNQTQELLATATNGKTRSSSKHLSIAASTLHMNENQETVKGSYSVRRPSLSSGLSGGASKSMELIQPREPSSKHISLCHELHTLFQVMWSGKWALVSPFAMLHSVWRLIPAFRGYAQQDAQEFLCELLDKVQQELETTGTRYPALIPASQRKLIKQVLNVVNNIFHGQLLSQVTCLACDNKSNTIEPFWDLSLEFPERYHCNGKEISSQYPCLLTEMLAKFTETEALEGKIYACDQCNTKRRKFSSKPVILTEAQKQLMVCRLPQVLRLHLKRFRWSGRNHREKIGVHVSFDQMLNMEPYCCRESLKSLLPDCFIYDLSAVVMHHGKGFGSGHYTAYCYNSEGGFWVHCNDSKLNMCTMEEVCKAQAYILFYSQRLTQANGHGRVPCPSTAESQQHTELAGCSMDNSSS, via the exons ttgcaGATTGAAATATCATGGGCAGAAAATAGTTTGGATGATGCATTTTGCCAACATATCTCTGCAATTTCACTTTTAACAATGGATAAGTGTAAGCACGTAGGACGTCTGCGACTGGCCCAAGATCACTCCATTCTCAATCCTCAGAAATGGCATTGCATGGACTGCAATACTACGGAATCCGTGTGGGCGTGCCTCAGCTGCTCGCATGTGGCGTGTGGAAGATACATCGAGGAACATGCACTAAAGCACTTTCAGGAGAGCAGCCACCCGGTGGCGTTGGAAGTAAATGAGCTGTATGTTTTCTGTTATCTCTGCGATGATTATGTTCTCAATGACAACGCAACCGGTGATTTAAAACTCCTGCGGAGTACATTAAGTGCAATCAAGAGTCAAAACTATGAGTGCACTACTCGAAGTGGGAGGACTTTGCGTTCTATGGCTGTAAGTGATGATTCCTACCTTGCACACGGTGGTGCTCAGGCCATGCTTCGGAATGAAGATAGGATGTTCACAGCTCTCTGGCACCGACGGCGTGCGGTCCTTGGCAAAGTATTCAGATCGTGGCTTGAGTTGACACCTACTGGAAAAAGGATTTTGGAAGAGGAAAGACATGAAGAAGAAGCAGAGCTAAAAAGGGACAAAGCTAGGAAGAGAAGACAAGAACGAAAGCGTGAGTTGAaagcagagatggaaaagaTGCCTCCGAGAAAGAGCAGTCGTTTACAAAATCAGATTAGAATGTCCTCAAAACCAGAACCCTGCCCTCAAAAAATGTCACAGAACATGGCATTTTTGGCAGAGTTGAAAGAAACATATACCTCAGAAGAACTGAGattgaaaaaaataagtgaCTCTCCAATTAAACGAAGGCCTACAGTGACTCCTGGAGTAACAGGACTGAGAAACCTGGGAAACACATGCTATATGAATTCTGTCCTGCAGGTATTAAGTCACTTACTTATTTTCCGAGAATGCTTTTTAAAGCTTGATCTCAACCAAACTCAGGAACTGCTGGCAACAGCAACCAATGGTAAAACAAGATCTTCATCTAAACACCTGTCAATAGCTGCCTCAACATTACACATGAATGAGAACCAAGAGACAGTAAAGGGATCATATTCTGTGAGGCGGCCTAGTTTATCCTCTGGATTAAGTGGAGGAGCATCAAAAAGCATGGAACTTATTCAGCCCAGGGAGCCCAGTTCAAAGCATATTTCTCTCTGTCACGAGCTGCATACTCTATTCCAGGTTATGTGGTCTGGCAAATGGGCACTGGTGTCTCCTTTTGCCATGCTTCATTCTGTGTGGAGACTAATTCCAGCCTTCAGAGGCTATGCCCAACAAGATGCTCAGGAATTTCTCTGTGAACTTTTGGATAAAGTACAGCAGGAACTGGAGACTACAGGGACCAGATATCCAGCTCTCATCCCTGCTTCTCAAAGAAAACTTATAAAGCAGGTTTTGAATGTGGTTAACAACATTTTTCATGGACAGCTATTAAGTCAG GTTACATGTCTTGCCTGTGACAATAAATCAAATACCATAGAACCTTTCTGGGACCTGTCCCTGGAGTTTCCCGAGAGGTATCACTGCAATGGCAAGGAGATATCGTCTCAGTATCCATGTCTGCTGACAGAAATGCTGGCCAAGTTTACAGAAACTGAAGCCTTGGAAGGAAAGATATATGCATGTGATCAGTGCAACA CAAAACGAAGGAAGTTTTCTTCTAAACCAGTTATACTCACAGAAGCTCAGAAGCAGCTTATGGTGTGTCGACTACCTCAGGTTCTCAGATTACACCTTAAACGGTTTAG GTGGTCAGGACGCAATCACCGTGAGAAGATTGGTGTACATGTTAGTTTTGATCAAATGCTAAACATGGAGCCTTATTGCTGCAGGGAATCCCTCAAGTCTCTCCTGCCTGACTGCTTCATCTACGACTTGTCCGCTGTGGTAATGCATCACGGGAAAGGATTTGGCTCAGGGCACTACACTGCCTACTGCTACAATTCTGAAGGAG GATTTTGGGTACACTGCAATGATTCGAAACTCAACATGTGCACTATGGAAGAAGTATGCAAGGCTCAAGCCTACATTTTGTTTTACAGCCAACGACTTACTCAGGCAAATGGACATGGTAGAGTCCCCTGTCCTAGCACAGCTGAAAGTCAGCAGCACACAGAATTAGCTGGCTGTTCCATGGACAACAGTAGCAGCTAA